In Blastopirellula sp. J2-11, a single genomic region encodes these proteins:
- a CDS encoding DUF1559 domain-containing protein yields the protein MTRSSTRSGFTLVELLVVIAIIGVLIALLLPAVQQAREAARRMQCTNHLKQFGLALHNYHDTFLTMPYRQGGTDASTVVDANPPRRFSAYVALLPFMEQDNLYQAAMTNTQYVWNTSFAPWQAKSQVDGFLCPSDSIIGSEFGEINYSLSMGDCVGSDYSVSGTDVKPLGVRGIFGMELHVKFRDVTDGLSNTIAMSEFIKPPADNQIGRAVSNDSTNPINCQARLVNGMYTASSSLIDQNRCSGYRWPDGRPGYCALTTILPPNSATCSSQLNGGLYTASSRHPGGVEALFVDGSVHFISQTIDTGNLAASIPSNSSGSASPFGVWGSLGSKSGGEVATSNY from the coding sequence ATGACTCGTTCGTCCACTCGATCGGGCTTTACGCTCGTCGAATTGTTGGTTGTCATCGCCATCATCGGCGTCTTAATTGCACTACTGCTGCCGGCCGTCCAACAAGCCCGCGAAGCGGCCCGCAGGATGCAATGCACCAACCATCTGAAACAGTTCGGCTTGGCGCTGCACAACTACCATGACACTTTCCTAACAATGCCCTATCGCCAAGGAGGCACAGACGCGTCGACGGTTGTTGACGCCAACCCGCCGCGACGCTTCTCCGCCTATGTCGCTTTGCTCCCCTTCATGGAGCAAGACAATCTTTATCAGGCCGCGATGACCAATACGCAGTACGTCTGGAATACGTCATTTGCGCCCTGGCAAGCGAAGTCGCAAGTCGACGGGTTCTTGTGTCCCTCCGATTCGATCATCGGCAGCGAATTTGGCGAAATCAATTACTCACTTAGCATGGGCGATTGCGTCGGCAGCGACTATTCGGTCTCCGGCACCGACGTCAAACCGCTCGGCGTTCGTGGGATCTTCGGCATGGAATTGCACGTCAAGTTTCGTGACGTCACCGACGGGCTATCCAACACCATCGCAATGTCCGAGTTTATTAAGCCGCCGGCTGACAACCAAATTGGAAGAGCTGTTTCCAATGACTCGACGAATCCAATCAATTGCCAAGCCCGGTTAGTAAACGGCATGTACACCGCTTCAAGCTCGCTCATCGACCAAAATCGTTGCTCTGGTTATCGCTGGCCTGACGGTCGCCCCGGTTACTGCGCTTTGACGACGATCTTGCCTCCGAACAGCGCCACCTGCAGTTCGCAACTAAATGGAGGGCTCTATACGGCCAGTAGTCGGCATCCTGGCGGCGTTGAAGCCCTGTTCGTCGATGGCAGCGTTCACTTCATCTCGCAAACGATCGATACCGGCAATCTCGCCGCTTCGATTCCATCGAATTCAAGTGGCTCGGCCAGTCCGTTTGGCGTCTGGGGAAGCCTGGGATCGAAGTCTGGCGGTGAAGTCGCTACCAGCAACTATTAG
- a CDS encoding DUF4198 domain-containing protein, translating to MASLLLFIGCGQVGTWSESRQVMLYPVTGVVMLDGEPVEGAQVLFQPADETQQNLIGTAETDASGHFTLVTVQAGNGAIAGSHKVRVCKTVVTNINTNFDPEVYVPPVTEKNLLPAKYNSFDKSGLTFDVSDVKSTHLTIELDSQAK from the coding sequence ATGGCGAGTTTGCTCTTGTTCATCGGCTGCGGTCAGGTCGGCACTTGGAGCGAAAGTCGTCAGGTGATGCTCTATCCTGTAACCGGCGTTGTGATGTTGGACGGAGAACCGGTTGAAGGGGCGCAAGTGCTGTTTCAACCGGCCGACGAAACGCAGCAAAACTTGATCGGCACAGCCGAAACTGACGCATCTGGCCATTTTACGCTTGTGACCGTCCAAGCCGGCAATGGAGCGATAGCCGGTTCGCACAAAGTGCGCGTCTGTAAAACGGTGGTGACGAATATCAACACCAACTTCGATCCCGAAGTCTATGTGCCTCCGGTGACGGAGAAAAATCTACTGCCAGCCAAGTACAACTCGTTCGACAAGTCGGGCCTGACGTTTGACGTTTCCGATGTCAAGTCGACGCACTTGACGATCGAGCTCGATTCCCAAGCGAAGTAA
- a CDS encoding 2,3-bisphosphoglycerate-independent phosphoglycerate mutase: MDQIELVRSLQAKNDSKIVMYVGDGLGGLPQKPGGPTELEAAKTPNLDALAARGVQGGSIPVKPGISPGSGPGHLGLFGYDPLKYLIGRGALEATGIGLVLKDGDVAVRCNFCTVDADGKITDRRAGRIPTEESAPLAIKLREVKIDGIEIIVEPVKEHRFVVLFRGEGLGGDVHDTDPQATGVKPLDPKAADAASEKTAKVALEFFQKATQLLAGEKKANSLTMRGFSAKPSIPSFEEVYGLKAAAIAVYPMYKGLASLVGMDIIGEPQTLGEEIDLLEKHWEEYDFFFVHFKYTDSSGEDGNFDMKVQRTEEFDAEVPRITALNPEVIVVTGDHSTPSFLSSHSWHPVPTLLASNCCRFDGHTSFGEKTAMVGGLGQFEAQYLMTLAMANAGRLGKYGA; encoded by the coding sequence ATGGATCAAATTGAACTCGTTCGCAGTCTACAAGCCAAAAACGACTCGAAGATCGTCATGTATGTCGGCGACGGTTTGGGAGGCCTGCCGCAAAAGCCAGGCGGCCCGACTGAACTGGAAGCGGCCAAAACGCCCAATCTCGACGCGTTGGCGGCTCGCGGCGTGCAAGGGGGCAGCATTCCGGTCAAACCGGGCATCAGCCCCGGCAGCGGTCCCGGTCACTTGGGGCTGTTCGGCTACGATCCGCTCAAATACCTGATCGGCCGCGGAGCGTTGGAAGCGACCGGTATCGGTCTGGTGCTGAAAGATGGGGACGTCGCCGTTCGCTGCAACTTCTGCACGGTCGACGCAGACGGCAAAATCACCGATCGTCGCGCCGGTCGCATTCCGACCGAAGAAAGCGCTCCGCTGGCGATCAAACTGCGGGAAGTGAAAATTGACGGCATCGAGATCATCGTCGAACCGGTCAAAGAACATCGTTTTGTCGTGCTGTTCCGCGGCGAAGGTCTCGGCGGCGATGTCCATGACACCGACCCGCAAGCGACCGGCGTCAAACCGCTCGATCCGAAAGCGGCCGACGCCGCCAGCGAAAAGACCGCCAAGGTCGCGCTGGAGTTCTTCCAAAAAGCGACCCAACTGCTGGCCGGCGAGAAGAAGGCGAACTCGCTGACCATGCGTGGTTTTTCGGCCAAGCCGAGCATTCCCTCTTTTGAAGAAGTCTATGGCCTGAAAGCGGCCGCGATCGCCGTCTATCCGATGTACAAAGGTCTGGCCAGCCTGGTCGGCATGGACATCATCGGCGAGCCGCAAACGCTGGGCGAAGAAATCGACCTGCTCGAGAAGCATTGGGAAGAGTACGACTTCTTCTTCGTCCACTTCAAATACACCGACTCAAGCGGCGAAGATGGCAATTTCGACATGAAGGTCCAGCGGACCGAAGAGTTCGACGCCGAAGTGCCGCGGATCACCGCGCTCAACCCCGAAGTGATCGTCGTCACCGGCGACCACAGCACGCCATCGTTCTTGTCCAGCCATAGCTGGCACCCCGTCCCGACTTTGCTGGCCTCGAACTGCTGCCGCTTTGACGGGCACACCAGCTTTGGCGAAAAGACGGCGATGGTCGGCGGACTGGGCCAGTTTGAAGCCCAATATCTGATGACGCTGGCCATGGCCAACGCAGGCCGCTTGGGTAAATACGGCGCCTAA